One region of Salinibacterium sp. TMP30 genomic DNA includes:
- the hydA gene encoding dihydropyrimidinase codes for MATTLISGGTVVSSTGRAPADVLIDGEVIKAVLSPGSTLLGTDVAASVDHVVDATGKYVIPGGIDAHTHMELPFGGTAAIDTFETGTRAAAWGGTTSIIDFAVQTYGTHIEDALAAWHAKAAGNCAIDYGFHQIVGDVTPESLKAMAKLPDEGITSFKMFMAYPGVFYSDDAQILKAMQVSRDTGMMTMMHAENGPVIDVLAEQLVEQGKTDPYYHGVARAWEMEEEATHRAIMLAKLTGAPLYVVHVSAKQAVEQIAGARDRGQNVFAETCPQYLYLSLEEQLGARSEEYGHFEGAKWVCSTPLRSREEGHQDAMWQSLRTNDVQMVSTDHCPFCMKDQKELGLADFRKIPNGIGSVEHRMDLMYQGVVTGEITLERWVELTSTTPARMFGIYGRKGVIQPGADADIVVYDPNGHTSIGMPVDDDGNPTGKKHHMNMDHAAWEGFEIDGRVDTVISRGKVIVADDQYLGSKGDGRFMKRGLSQYLT; via the coding sequence ATGGCCACCACTCTCATTTCCGGCGGAACAGTTGTTAGTTCAACGGGGCGAGCCCCAGCCGACGTACTCATCGACGGCGAAGTAATCAAAGCTGTGTTGTCACCGGGCAGCACGCTTTTGGGAACGGATGTCGCGGCATCCGTCGATCATGTTGTTGATGCCACCGGAAAGTACGTCATTCCGGGCGGCATTGACGCGCACACTCACATGGAGTTGCCCTTCGGTGGCACCGCGGCAATCGATACGTTCGAGACGGGCACTCGCGCTGCGGCGTGGGGTGGCACGACCTCGATCATCGACTTCGCCGTGCAGACCTACGGAACTCACATCGAGGACGCTCTCGCCGCGTGGCATGCGAAGGCTGCGGGCAATTGCGCCATCGACTATGGCTTTCACCAGATCGTGGGAGACGTTACGCCCGAGTCGCTCAAGGCCATGGCGAAGCTGCCCGACGAGGGCATCACAAGCTTCAAAATGTTCATGGCGTACCCGGGAGTTTTCTACTCGGATGACGCGCAGATTCTGAAGGCCATGCAGGTGTCGCGCGACACCGGCATGATGACGATGATGCACGCCGAGAACGGTCCGGTGATCGATGTTCTCGCTGAGCAGTTGGTCGAGCAGGGCAAGACTGACCCGTACTATCACGGTGTCGCTCGCGCTTGGGAGATGGAAGAGGAGGCGACCCATCGGGCGATCATGCTCGCAAAGCTCACCGGTGCCCCCCTCTATGTGGTGCACGTGAGCGCGAAGCAGGCCGTCGAGCAAATCGCTGGTGCTCGCGACCGGGGCCAGAACGTTTTCGCCGAGACCTGCCCGCAGTATCTCTACTTGAGCCTCGAGGAACAGCTCGGTGCGCGAAGTGAGGAGTACGGGCACTTCGAGGGCGCGAAATGGGTGTGCTCTACGCCACTGCGTTCGCGTGAAGAAGGGCATCAGGATGCCATGTGGCAGTCGCTGCGCACGAACGATGTGCAAATGGTATCTACCGATCACTGCCCGTTCTGCATGAAGGACCAGAAAGAGTTGGGCCTCGCTGACTTCCGCAAGATTCCGAACGGCATCGGCTCGGTTGAGCACCGCATGGACCTCATGTATCAGGGTGTCGTCACCGGTGAGATCACCCTCGAGCGTTGGGTCGAACTCACGAGCACAACGCCTGCGCGAATGTTTGGCATCTATGGCAGAAAAGGCGTGATTCAGCCCGGGGCCGACGCCGACATCGTTGTCTACGACCCCAACGGTCACACGTCGATTGGAATGCCCGTTGACGACGATGGCAACCCCACCGGAAAAAAGCACCACATGAACATGGACCACGCGGCGTGGGAAGGTTTCGAAATTGATGGGCGCGTCGACACCGTAATCTCACGCGGCAAGGTCATCGTCGCCGACGACCAGTACCTCGGGTCTAAGGGTGATGGCCGCTTTATGAAGCGCGGCCTCAGCCAGTACCTGACCTAA
- a CDS encoding nitrilase-related carbon-nitrogen hydrolase, producing MTTVRAAITQTTWTGDKESMIQKHEQFARDAKEQGAQVICFQELFYGPYFGITEDKKYYAYAEPVDGPIVQRFQALAKELDLVMVLPIYEEEMPGVYYNTAVVVDADGTNLGSYRKHHIPHLDKFWEKFYFRPGNKGYPVFDTAVGPIGVYICYDRHFPEGWRELGLNGAQIVFNPNATKPGLSNRLWEVEGPAAAVANGYFVLQPNRVGREDNEYGDLAVDFYGTSQVIDPRGNFVGERGSGTDEEIMIRDLDMDMIRQMRDDWQFYRDRRPESYTSIPKP from the coding sequence ATGACGACGGTTCGCGCAGCAATTACCCAGACCACTTGGACCGGCGACAAAGAGTCGATGATCCAAAAACACGAGCAGTTCGCTCGTGATGCGAAAGAGCAGGGTGCTCAGGTCATTTGTTTTCAGGAGCTGTTCTACGGCCCCTACTTTGGAATCACGGAAGATAAAAAGTATTACGCCTATGCGGAGCCCGTTGATGGCCCCATCGTGCAGCGCTTTCAGGCGCTCGCGAAAGAACTCGATCTGGTGATGGTTCTGCCGATCTATGAAGAGGAGATGCCGGGTGTTTATTACAACACCGCGGTTGTTGTTGACGCCGATGGTACGAACCTCGGTTCGTACCGCAAGCACCACATCCCTCACCTCGACAAATTCTGGGAGAAGTTTTACTTCCGCCCCGGCAACAAGGGCTACCCGGTCTTCGACACTGCTGTCGGCCCGATCGGCGTCTACATCTGTTACGACCGCCATTTCCCTGAGGGTTGGCGCGAGCTTGGCCTGAATGGTGCCCAGATTGTATTCAACCCGAACGCCACGAAGCCGGGGCTTTCTAATCGGCTGTGGGAGGTTGAAGGTCCGGCAGCGGCCGTGGCCAACGGCTATTTTGTGCTTCAGCCGAACCGCGTTGGACGCGAGGATAACGAATATGGCGACCTAGCGGTCGACTTCTATGGCACCAGCCAGGTCATCGACCCGCGCGGAAATTTCGTCGGCGAGCGCGGATCGGGTACTGACGAAGAGATCATGATTCGCGACCTCGATATGGACATGATTCGACAGATGCGCGATGACTGGCAGTTCTACCGTGATCGTCGCCCGGAGTCTTACACCTCGATCCCGAAGCCATAA
- a CDS encoding nucleotide exchange factor GrpE, translating into MSDKNKDHDEPREPVIRDKRRVDPETGDIRSADSAAAGESAAAGGQPAESEDAAEETVDESSGSGEESDEATMDAESEKNPDELSAEDQQLLDDASRDLVSEMRDQMLRSQAELVNFRTRVERDRVANREAVIADVIRSMLPALDDLDRADKHGDIIEGSPLALVAQKIHSSFERFGLRKIGEKGELFDPAFHEAVVHLNDPEASENTIADVVEPGYILGERVVRAAKVAVSGPTD; encoded by the coding sequence ATGTCAGACAAAAATAAAGACCACGACGAGCCCAGAGAGCCGGTGATCCGCGACAAACGTCGCGTTGATCCGGAAACTGGCGACATTCGTTCCGCTGACTCGGCTGCTGCGGGGGAATCTGCAGCAGCCGGGGGGCAGCCCGCTGAGAGCGAGGATGCCGCCGAGGAGACAGTCGATGAGTCATCCGGCTCAGGCGAGGAGTCCGATGAGGCCACAATGGATGCCGAGTCCGAAAAGAACCCAGACGAGCTGAGTGCAGAAGATCAGCAACTACTCGATGACGCGAGCCGCGACCTCGTGTCTGAAATGCGTGACCAAATGTTGCGCTCTCAGGCCGAATTGGTGAACTTCCGCACGCGCGTTGAGCGCGATCGAGTCGCCAACCGTGAAGCTGTCATCGCTGACGTCATTCGCTCGATGCTGCCTGCTCTCGACGATCTAGACCGTGCAGACAAGCATGGCGACATCATCGAAGGCAGCCCTCTGGCTCTGGTCGCTCAGAAGATTCACTCCAGTTTTGAGCGGTTCGGCCTTCGCAAGATTGGTGAGAAGGGCGAACTGTTTGATCCCGCCTTCCATGAAGCAGTTGTGCACTTGAACGACCCGGAAGCGAGCGAAAACACGATCGCTGACGTGGTCGAGCCTGGCTACATTCTTGGTGAGCGCGTTGTGCGCGCCGCGAAGGTTGCTGTCTCAGGCCCCACTGATTAG
- a CDS encoding DUF2071 domain-containing protein — MMSSDAPPLGSSAILRQRWSEVTFLHWRVDPNVVEQYMPAGCRPDTIDGSTWVGLIAFQMSRSSFFGGPRIPWLGDFPEVNVRLYSIDAQGRRGVVFLSLEASHLIPVLTAQAVFALPYRWASMKIGERDGKIAYRTKRHGQPDAASHIIVQPIDDPVASVALAADPLAMFLTARWGFHETCRGRTIYCRNHHEPWPLQPAELVHLDDGLLAAAGFEGLADRVPDSVMYASEVTTVFAAPQQSQQHGRVWQARLRAV, encoded by the coding sequence ATGATGTCATCAGACGCGCCCCCTCTCGGCAGCTCCGCGATCTTGCGGCAGCGCTGGAGCGAGGTGACATTTCTGCATTGGCGCGTTGACCCCAACGTCGTCGAGCAGTACATGCCCGCCGGGTGCCGCCCCGACACCATTGACGGCAGCACGTGGGTCGGGCTCATAGCGTTTCAGATGTCACGCAGCTCATTTTTTGGCGGGCCCCGCATCCCGTGGTTGGGTGACTTTCCTGAAGTGAATGTGCGACTGTATTCAATTGACGCGCAGGGTCGCCGCGGAGTTGTGTTTCTTTCTCTCGAAGCATCGCACCTCATCCCGGTGCTCACAGCGCAGGCGGTGTTCGCATTGCCGTACCGCTGGGCTTCCATGAAAATTGGCGAGCGTGACGGCAAGATCGCTTACCGAACCAAACGGCACGGTCAACCGGATGCCGCATCCCACATCATCGTGCAGCCGATTGATGATCCCGTGGCGAGTGTTGCGCTCGCGGCTGACCCTCTGGCGATGTTCTTGACTGCGCGCTGGGGGTTCCACGAGACCTGCCGTGGACGCACGATCTACTGTCGCAATCACCACGAACCGTGGCCGCTGCAGCCTGCCGAGCTCGTGCACCTCGATGACGGGTTACTTGCCGCTGCGGGTTTTGAGGGCCTCGCTGATCGTGTCCCCGACTCAGTGATGTACGCGAGCGAAGTGACGACCGTATTTGCGGCTCCGCAGCAGAGTCAGCAGCACGGTCGCGTTTGGCAAGCGCGCTTACGAGCGGTCTAG
- a CDS encoding helix-turn-helix transcriptional regulator — translation MDEFTPAFAIAVAAELAGMHPQTLRQYDRLGLVSPTRTSGRSRRYSMHDVMQLREIAALSAEGLNLEGIKRILDLENRVSELTSRVHELEAALADELLAKPGRRVFAAGTAGEVISIKAGTRGERSDQVVLWRPFTRRDNQLLS, via the coding sequence ATGGATGAGTTCACGCCCGCCTTTGCTATTGCCGTCGCGGCAGAGCTGGCAGGCATGCATCCGCAGACGCTGCGACAGTACGACCGTCTGGGTCTCGTGTCACCCACGAGAACCAGCGGTCGGTCGCGGCGTTATTCGATGCACGACGTGATGCAATTGCGCGAGATCGCAGCATTGAGTGCTGAAGGACTCAACCTCGAAGGCATCAAGCGCATCCTCGATCTTGAAAATCGGGTGAGTGAGCTGACTTCGCGAGTGCACGAATTAGAAGCGGCACTCGCGGATGAACTGCTCGCGAAGCCCGGTCGACGTGTGTTTGCGGCCGGCACTGCCGGTGAAGTGATCTCGATTAAGGCGGGAACTCGGGGCGAACGTTCCGATCAAGTAGTGCTGTGGCGCCCCTTCACTCGACGCGACAACCAGCTTCTCTCCTGA
- a CDS encoding DnaJ C-terminal domain-containing protein: MASQDWFDKDFYAVLGVSKDVTAPDLKKTYRKLARQFHPDSNPGDPKAESRFKEISEAHSVLSDPEQRKEYDQVRAMGSGARFQAGGQSGGFEDVFGGMFGAGGAGGQRYAGGQSGASFEDLLGGMFGGPAGGARGPAGFRGGPAKGRDLAATTTLDFGTAINGETIKLQPSGGRPMNVKIPAGVSDGQKIRLKAKGEPSPNGGEPGDLVLTVSVRKHPVFERDGNNLRVVVPVTFAEAVLGATIEVPTLSGAPVKLKVAPGTPSGRVLRVKGRGVATAKATGDLLAEVQVAVPNRIPEAALEHLEAFAKAMPAENPRDDLMAKARS; encoded by the coding sequence GTGGCTAGCCAAGATTGGTTCGATAAGGACTTCTATGCGGTGCTGGGGGTATCGAAAGATGTCACAGCGCCCGATCTGAAAAAGACTTATCGTAAACTCGCGCGTCAATTTCATCCGGACTCCAATCCAGGAGATCCGAAAGCGGAGTCTCGCTTCAAAGAGATCAGCGAAGCGCATTCGGTGCTTTCAGATCCCGAACAGCGCAAAGAGTACGATCAGGTTCGTGCCATGGGGTCGGGCGCTCGCTTTCAAGCGGGCGGCCAATCCGGCGGCTTCGAAGATGTCTTTGGGGGCATGTTTGGCGCTGGCGGCGCAGGGGGTCAGCGGTACGCTGGCGGGCAGTCGGGCGCAAGCTTCGAAGACCTCCTCGGCGGAATGTTCGGTGGGCCAGCTGGCGGTGCTCGCGGTCCTGCTGGGTTCCGCGGTGGTCCGGCGAAGGGTCGCGACCTAGCGGCAACCACAACGCTTGATTTCGGCACAGCCATTAACGGCGAAACGATCAAACTCCAGCCCTCGGGCGGTCGCCCGATGAACGTGAAGATTCCTGCGGGAGTTAGCGACGGGCAGAAGATCCGCCTCAAGGCAAAGGGTGAACCGAGCCCGAACGGTGGGGAACCAGGCGATCTGGTGCTGACTGTTTCGGTACGCAAGCATCCGGTATTCGAACGAGACGGCAACAACCTTCGGGTTGTGGTGCCCGTGACGTTTGCGGAAGCAGTGCTTGGCGCCACCATCGAGGTACCAACGCTGAGTGGGGCCCCGGTGAAACTGAAGGTCGCGCCGGGAACTCCGAGTGGACGAGTATTACGAGTAAAGGGTCGTGGGGTAGCCACGGCTAAAGCAACTGGAGATCTTCTTGCCGAAGTGCAAGTGGCGGTGCCCAACCGCATCCCGGAGGCGGCCCTCGAACACCTCGAAGCTTTCGCTAAAGCTATGCCCGCAGAGAACCCGCGAGACGACCTAATGGCTAAAGCCAGGAGCTGA